The segment GCGGCGGCCGTGCGCATATAATCCGTGCCGAGCACTTCCAGCAGCGACGAGCGCATGAAACGGCTAAAGAGCGCAACCTGCAGCAGCGCCAGCACGATCGCCGGCAGCACGAGATGGACGAGCCGGTCGCCGAAATCGAAGTTGTCGCTGTTCGCCAGGCCCGCGGACGGCAGCTGAATTTCGTAGCCGCCGGGCAGCGGTATGCCGTGCACCGCGAACGCCAGCTGCATCATCAGCGCAAACCAGAAAACGGGCATCGACTGCCCGACGAACGCGAAGGTCGTGATCGCGTAGTCGAGCGCCGTGTAGCGATAGACGGCCGATAAAATCCCGGCCGTGATGCCGAAGCCAAGCGCCAGCAAGAGCGCCGCGGAGGTCAGCTCCAAGGTCGCGGGAAGGCGTTCGATCAGCGCTTGGAAGACCGGCTCCGAGTTGCTCGTCGAATAGCCCATGTCCCCGACCAAGACGTGCCCGAGCCACTTGATGTACTGAATCGGCACCGGCTGGTCGAGGCCGAGGTTGTGCTTGAGGCGCACGATGTCGGCCTGGGTGATGTGCGGGTTCTGCAGGTAGGGCGCCAGCGGGCCACCCGGCATGTTGTAAAGGATGCCGTAGAGGATGATCGAGATGGCCAGCAGCAGCGGAATCGATTGAAGAGTCCGGCGCACGACGTATGTGAACAATTTTGCGCCGCGTTATTCTGCCGTGAGACCGAGCATCCTTTGAGCCCGGTCCGGCATGGCGATATTGCGCCTCCACCCAGCGTCTTGCTCTTGCCGACGCCCTTCCCGGTCCGACGACGAGATCGAAGGAGCGCCTCTATCCGGCGTGCAGCGCCTTGAGTGCCGCAAAGACGATGCCCGTGAGCGCGAGCAGCGCGCCGCCGACGAAGGCGGCGTTGCGTTCGGCGTAACGTCCGAGGCTGCGCCCGATCAACAAGCCAAGCATCGTCGACACGACCGAGACGATCGCGATGACGATCAGCGAGACCGGAAGCGGCACGCCCACGTACAGAATCGAGAACCCGATCCCTAACGAGTCGAGGCTGATCGCGAGCGACGCCATCAGCAGCCCGGGGCCGCGCGACAGGTCGAACTGCGGGGCGCCGGCGGCGCTGCGACTCTCTTTTGCCATGTAGACGCCCAAAGCGATGAGTGCCGCAAATCCGATGTAGCCGGCGGCATCACCGATCAGCCGCCCCGCCAGCAGCCCGATCCCCGCGCCGAGCAGGTTCATCGATACCTCGGCGCAGGCAAAGGCGAGGCCGATGCGCAGGCGTCGCTGCGGCGTGACCCCACGGACGCCGACGCCGACGCTCACCGCGAAGACGTCCAGCGCGAGCGCCAGCGCGATCGCGAGGACCTTGAGAAACGCGGCGCTCATGAGAACGCTTTGCGCGACGGCTTGGTGAAGCTTCCTGCATGAGGCTGCGCTCGCCAGGTCCGCTCTTCGCGCTTGCCGCCCTGGCGCTGCTGGCCGCGCTCATCGCGCCGGTGCTCGCGGTCGTCGCCGCGATGCCGCCGCAGACGGCATTTTCGCTGGCCGGCGCGGCCGCGGGCGATGCAGCGCGGGTCTCGCTGGTCGCCTCGGCGGGCGCAACGCTGGTTGCGACGCTCCTGGGCGTTCCGGCGGGCTACTACCTGGCCCGCAGGCCGGCCCGCTGGCGCGCGGCCGCACTCTTCGCGCTCGCGCTCCCCCTCGCGTTCCCCCCGGTCGCCTCCGGACTGATGCTGCTCTACGCGCTCGGCACGAACTCGCCGGCCGGAGCGTGGCTTGCGCTTCACGGTCTGTCCGTACCCGATTCGCTGTTCGGCGTCGGCGTTGCCGAGTTCTTCGTCTCGGGTTCGTTCGTCGCGATCGCGGCGACGGCCGCATTCGGTGCGCTCGATCCGATCTACGCCGATGCCGCTCGCACGCTGGGATCGAGCGAATGGCGCATCTTCGCGCGCGTCGCGCTCCCGGCGGCGTCGGGAAGCATCGGCGCGGGTGTCGCCTTCGCGTGGCTGCGCGCGATCGGCGAATACGGAGCAACGAGTATCGTGGCGTATCATCCGACCTCGCTTCCGGTCGCGCTCTATGTGGCGCTTTCGGCATCCGGCGTGCGTGAGGCGCTCGCTCTCTGCTACGCGTTCGTCGTTCTGGCGGCGTTCGTGCTGGCCGTCGCCTGGCTTCTGCGCCGAGGCGTCGTGCACTAGTCCCCCGAACAAGCCGCGCCGTGTTCCAGAAGAAGTTCTATTTTATCGCGCGCCGCTTCGTTGCGGGCGAAACGATCGCCGAAGCGCTCGCGGTCGTTCGCGCGCTCAACGCCGAAGGCATGACCGCGACTCTGGATTTCCTCGGCGAAGACGTCCTGACGCGCGACGACGCGCTGCGCACGCGCGACACGTACTTCGAGATGCTCGATGCCATCGGCGAGAGCGGCGTCGCCTCGAACGTCTCGGTGAAGCTCACCGCGATGGGCCTGCTCTTCGACGAAGCCCTCGCCAAGCAAAACCTCATCGGCCTCGCCGAACACGCGCGGCGCAATCCCGATCCGTTCGTACGCATCGACATGGAGGGGTCGGCCGTCACCGATGCTACGCTGCGCGTCTTCCGCGAGACGTTCGCGGAGCACAAAAACGTCGGCGAAGTGCTGCAAGCCTATCTGAAGCGCACGCCGGCCGACGTCGACGAGGCAATCGAACGCCAGGCGCGCGTTCGCCTCTGCAAGGGCGCCTATAACGAGCCGCCCGAGATCGCCTTCAAACGAATGATCGACATTCGGGCCCAGTATCTCGATCTTGCGAAAAAGCTGTTGCTGCACGGCAACTATCCCGGCATCGCGACGCACGATCGCCGTTTGATTGCGGCGGTGAAAGAGTTCGTCGGAAGCGAGGGCATCGCACGCGACCGTTTCGAGTTTCAAATGCTCTACGGTTGCCGCCCCAGCGTGCAGCGGCAGATCGTCGCCGACGGCTATCGCCTGCGCATTTACGTGCCGTTCGGAACGCACTGGGCCGGCTATTTCTATCGCCGCGTGCTGGAGCGCCGCGAAAATGCGCTCTTTGCGGTCTCCTCGATCTTTTCGCGTTGAGAGCGGTCGTCCAGCGCGTTAGCGCAGCCAGAGTCCTCGTCGACGGGGCGATCGTCGGCGAAATCGCTGCCGGCTTGCTGGCCCTCGTGAGCGTTGGCCTCGACGATGACGAACGCGATGCCCGGTCTCTCGCCGAAAAGATCGTGGAACTAAGGATTTTCGCCGACGAAGCGGGGTTGATGAACCGTTCGCTGCGGGAGACGGGCGGCGCGCTTCTGGTCGTCTCTCAGTTCACTTTGCACGGCGACGTGCGGCGCGGAAGGCGCCCCTCGTTCGTCGCGGCGGCCCGGGAGCCGCAGGCGAGGCGCCTGTACGAGCTCGTTGGGAGCAGCGCCGCTTCCCTAAACGTCCCGGTTGCTTATGGGAAGTTTGGCGCCAAAATGACCGTCGAGCTGGTCAATGAGGGCCCCGTGACCATCCTAATTGATACGAAACGCGCCTTCTAAAGCAGGTAGGGGGATGCTCTTCAAAGGATTCTAACTTTTGTCTGCTCTCATTAAGCCCCAACCTGGGCGACAAACTTTTCGCCCCTCACTTGCGTTGTAGTAAATGGAAAGAGAGTGCCGCCCCTTCTTGGCGGCACCGATAACAGAAGGAAAAAAATGGCAGGGAATCAGGAACCAAAACGCACCGGCGGAATGTCCGTCCGAGAGGCCGGACAAAAGGGCGGAGAGACCGTCAAACACAAATACGGCGCCCAGTTCTACGAAGAGATCGGACGTAAAGGCGGCCTTGCGACGAAGCAAGCCCACGGCCACGAGTTCTACGAGCAGATCGGAAAAAAAGGTGGCAAAAAGGGTGGCGAAGCGACGCGTGATCGTTACGGTCCGGACTTC is part of the Candidatus Cybelea sp. genome and harbors:
- a CDS encoding ABC transporter permease — translated: MRRTLQSIPLLLAISIILYGILYNMPGGPLAPYLQNPHITQADIVRLKHNLGLDQPVPIQYIKWLGHVLVGDMGYSTSNSEPVFQALIERLPATLELTSAALLLALGFGITAGILSAVYRYTALDYAITTFAFVGQSMPVFWFALMMQLAFAVHGIPLPGGYEIQLPSAGLANSDNFDFGDRLVHLVLPAIVLALLQVALFSRFMRSSLLEVLGTDYMRTAAAKGLPFRTILFKHGLKNALIPVVTVTALSLPGLIAGAIVTETIFAWPGMGRLFYNALTQSDLALLMGYLLLVAFFVVFSNLLADVVYAWLDPRVKYD
- a CDS encoding manganese efflux pump codes for the protein MSAAFLKVLAIALALALDVFAVSVGVGVRGVTPQRRLRIGLAFACAEVSMNLLGAGIGLLAGRLIGDAAGYIGFAALIALGVYMAKESRSAAGAPQFDLSRGPGLLMASLAISLDSLGIGFSILYVGVPLPVSLIVIAIVSVVSTMLGLLIGRSLGRYAERNAAFVGGALLALTGIVFAALKALHAG
- a CDS encoding ABC transporter permease subunit, producing the protein MRLRSPGPLFALAALALLAALIAPVLAVVAAMPPQTAFSLAGAAAGDAARVSLVASAGATLVATLLGVPAGYYLARRPARWRAAALFALALPLAFPPVASGLMLLYALGTNSPAGAWLALHGLSVPDSLFGVGVAEFFVSGSFVAIAATAAFGALDPIYADAARTLGSSEWRIFARVALPAASGSIGAGVAFAWLRAIGEYGATSIVAYHPTSLPVALYVALSASGVREALALCYAFVVLAAFVLAVAWLLRRGVVH
- a CDS encoding proline dehydrogenase family protein, with amino-acid sequence MFQKKFYFIARRFVAGETIAEALAVVRALNAEGMTATLDFLGEDVLTRDDALRTRDTYFEMLDAIGESGVASNVSVKLTAMGLLFDEALAKQNLIGLAEHARRNPDPFVRIDMEGSAVTDATLRVFRETFAEHKNVGEVLQAYLKRTPADVDEAIERQARVRLCKGAYNEPPEIAFKRMIDIRAQYLDLAKKLLLHGNYPGIATHDRRLIAAVKEFVGSEGIARDRFEFQMLYGCRPSVQRQIVADGYRLRIYVPFGTHWAGYFYRRVLERRENALFAVSSIFSR
- the dtd gene encoding D-aminoacyl-tRNA deacylase, with product MRAVVQRVSAARVLVDGAIVGEIAAGLLALVSVGLDDDERDARSLAEKIVELRIFADEAGLMNRSLRETGGALLVVSQFTLHGDVRRGRRPSFVAAAREPQARRLYELVGSSAASLNVPVAYGKFGAKMTVELVNEGPVTILIDTKRAF